From the genome of Archangium lipolyticum, one region includes:
- a CDS encoding ClpXP protease specificity-enhancing factor SspB: MDKKGPEKKARLLAALDKGMVMIHLDARRPGVLVPSSLRNEAHLRLNLSYRFEPPDLSVGEWGIRCTLSFSGSRFMVAVPWSALFAITSHVTKEFWMYPDDMPAELIQQTMVTSKVPVSEPEPVSEQPPSPVDRPRAILREVVRQEAPEPAVAPAAAESEGPKDDPPPPRRGHLRLVK, translated from the coding sequence ATGGACAAGAAGGGTCCTGAGAAGAAGGCGCGGCTGCTGGCCGCGCTCGACAAGGGCATGGTGATGATCCACCTGGACGCGCGCCGTCCGGGGGTCCTCGTGCCTTCCTCGTTGCGCAACGAGGCGCACCTGCGCCTCAACCTCTCCTACCGGTTCGAGCCACCGGACCTCTCGGTGGGTGAGTGGGGCATCCGCTGCACCCTGAGCTTCTCGGGGAGCCGCTTCATGGTGGCGGTGCCCTGGTCGGCGCTCTTCGCCATCACCAGTCACGTGACGAAGGAGTTCTGGATGTACCCGGACGACATGCCGGCCGAGCTCATCCAGCAGACGATGGTGACGTCCAAGGTGCCGGTGTCCGAGCCGGAGCCGGTGTCGGAGCAGCCGCCCTCGCCGGTGGACCGTCCCCGGGCCATCCTCCGGGAGGTGGTGCGGCAGGAGGCTCCGGAGCCCGCCGTCGCGCCGGCCGCCGCCGAGTCCGAGGGGCCCAAGGACGATCCGCCTCCGCCGCGGCGCGGTCACCTGCGTCTGGTGAAGTGA
- the panB gene encoding 3-methyl-2-oxobutanoate hydroxymethyltransferase, translated as MKDKVTIHTLKRLKQSGQKICMVTAYDATFARVFDEAGADVLLVGDSLGMVVQGHDSTLPVTMDQMVYHSAAVVRGTKRALVVGDLPFMSYQVSVEEAVRNAGRMVAEGKVGAVKLEGGAEFANVISAIVRASVPVMGHLGLTPQSVHKMGGYVVQGRDEDAARQILEDAIALERAGCFSLVLEGVPLELARTISQRLTIPTIGIGAGKYCDGQVLVCYDLLGMNPDFKPKFVKRYANLHGSMTEAVGTFFSEVRAGSFPDEEHSFKSKPIRLVPSNPEGEPTTAEGAEKMGPVYGAPV; from the coding sequence GTGAAGGACAAGGTCACCATCCATACGCTGAAGCGCCTGAAGCAGAGCGGTCAGAAGATCTGCATGGTCACCGCCTACGATGCCACCTTCGCCCGGGTCTTCGATGAAGCCGGAGCGGACGTGCTGCTCGTGGGGGACTCCCTGGGCATGGTCGTCCAGGGGCATGACTCGACCCTCCCGGTCACGATGGACCAGATGGTCTACCACTCGGCCGCGGTGGTCCGCGGGACGAAGCGGGCGCTCGTGGTGGGCGACCTGCCCTTCATGAGCTACCAGGTCTCGGTGGAGGAAGCGGTGCGCAACGCCGGCCGCATGGTGGCCGAGGGCAAGGTCGGCGCGGTGAAGCTGGAGGGCGGTGCCGAGTTCGCCAACGTCATCTCCGCCATCGTCCGCGCCAGTGTCCCCGTCATGGGCCACCTGGGCCTCACGCCGCAGTCGGTGCACAAGATGGGCGGCTATGTGGTGCAGGGGCGTGACGAGGACGCCGCGCGGCAGATTCTCGAGGACGCCATCGCGCTGGAGCGCGCCGGCTGCTTCTCGCTGGTGCTCGAGGGCGTGCCGCTGGAGCTGGCGCGCACCATCTCGCAGCGCCTCACCATCCCCACCATCGGCATCGGCGCGGGAAAGTACTGCGACGGGCAGGTGCTCGTCTGCTACGACCTGCTGGGGATGAACCCGGACTTCAAGCCCAAGTTCGTCAAGCGCTACGCCAACCTCCACGGCTCCATGACGGAGGCCGTGGGCACCTTCTTCTCCGAGGTGCGCGCGGGCTCCTTCCCGGACGAGGAGCACTCCTTCAAGTCCAAGCCCATCCGCCTCGTCCCCTCCAACCCCGAGGGCGAGCCCACCACCGCCGAGGGCGCGGAGAAGATGGGCCCCGTGTACGGAGCTCCGGTCTAG
- a CDS encoding serine/threonine-protein kinase, with protein MNESRYRLVRPLATGGMAELFLGVARGAEGFEKPVAIKRILPHLASEPTIAQMFLAEARLSTHLHHQNIASVYDVGNGPNGLFLVMELVNGWDLGVLLRHAARRVQRFPPHLVALIGAQVLAGLIHAYRRVHAGQPVLTAHRDISPSNILVSREGEVKVTDFGIARLEGMSMGTQPGTFKGKLPYASPETLQGQPATALSDQFALGIVLYELLAGQHPFFTHNGADPMAFAMAISQREPPPLTGVPAPLAAIIARAMAKAPEARFPRPEDMAEALARYLAQTGEPANSQALAAFINDLNPPPTLLELGDTTDHLGELDTTTRRPTLATRAVESPSFDLQPADDWNELPGGAALSSSGRLIQPIAPPTQPREFRCSRCNAPLPSAHAPCDRCARELAPGLSMLAEDVSGPAPQQQYEATFAAPPRSVMDMPAEELQMAERVRPESDFPPLDEPGPRSAGSGFRWGPLVATAAVLLLVLGGAVVAWPNLKPLLDQLRYKMMADRPASTLFISSQPEGATVTIDGTVMGTTPLALDNTYPPQDIPVQVTHKGYKPWKGTFTGSQPASLEVKLLKR; from the coding sequence GTGAACGAGTCCCGGTACCGGCTGGTCCGCCCCCTCGCCACGGGAGGCATGGCGGAGCTGTTCCTCGGCGTGGCTCGTGGCGCGGAGGGCTTCGAGAAGCCCGTGGCCATCAAGCGCATCCTCCCGCACCTCGCGAGCGAGCCCACCATCGCGCAGATGTTCCTCGCCGAGGCCCGGCTGTCCACCCACCTGCACCACCAGAACATCGCCAGCGTCTACGACGTGGGCAACGGCCCCAATGGCCTCTTCCTGGTGATGGAGCTGGTGAACGGGTGGGACCTGGGCGTCCTCCTGCGGCACGCCGCCCGGCGCGTCCAGCGCTTCCCCCCGCACCTGGTGGCCCTCATCGGCGCCCAGGTGCTGGCGGGCCTCATCCACGCCTACCGCCGCGTGCACGCCGGCCAGCCCGTGCTGACCGCCCACCGGGACATCTCCCCCTCCAACATCCTCGTCTCGCGCGAGGGCGAGGTGAAGGTGACCGACTTCGGCATCGCCCGCCTCGAGGGCATGTCCATGGGCACCCAGCCCGGCACCTTCAAGGGCAAGCTCCCCTATGCCTCGCCGGAGACGCTCCAGGGCCAGCCCGCCACCGCCCTGAGCGATCAATTCGCCCTCGGCATCGTCCTCTACGAGCTGCTCGCCGGACAGCACCCCTTCTTCACCCATAACGGCGCGGACCCCATGGCCTTCGCCATGGCCATCAGCCAGCGCGAGCCTCCACCCCTCACGGGTGTCCCCGCGCCGCTCGCCGCGATCATCGCGCGCGCCATGGCCAAGGCCCCCGAGGCCCGCTTCCCCCGCCCCGAGGACATGGCCGAGGCGCTGGCCCGTTACCTGGCCCAGACCGGCGAGCCCGCCAACTCCCAGGCCCTGGCCGCGTTCATCAACGACCTCAACCCTCCCCCGACCCTCCTCGAGCTGGGCGACACCACCGACCATCTGGGCGAGCTGGACACGACCACCCGGCGCCCGACGCTGGCCACCCGGGCCGTGGAGTCCCCCTCGTTCGATCTCCAACCCGCGGACGACTGGAACGAGCTGCCCGGAGGGGCCGCGCTCAGCTCGAGCGGCCGGCTCATCCAACCCATCGCCCCCCCCACCCAGCCCCGCGAGTTCCGCTGCTCCCGGTGCAACGCGCCCCTGCCCTCGGCCCACGCGCCGTGCGACCGCTGCGCCCGGGAGCTCGCCCCGGGCCTCTCCATGCTCGCCGAGGACGTCTCCGGGCCCGCGCCCCAGCAGCAATACGAGGCCACCTTCGCCGCCCCACCCCGCTCGGTGATGGACATGCCCGCGGAGGAGCTGCAGATGGCCGAGCGGGTCCGTCCGGAGAGCGACTTCCCGCCGCTCGATGAGCCCGGCCCGAGATCCGCCGGAAGCGGCTTCCGGTGGGGCCCCCTCGTGGCGACCGCGGCGGTGCTGCTGCTCGTGCTGGGCGGAGCCGTGGTGGCCTGGCCGAACCTGAAGCCCCTGCTCGACCAGCTCCGCTACAAGATGATGGCGGACAGACCCGCGTCCACGCTCTTCATCTCGAGCCAGCCCGAGGGCGCCACCGTGACCATCGACGGGACGGTGATGGGCACCACGCCCCTGGCCCTCGACAACACCTACCCGCCCCAGGACATCCCGGTGCAGGTGACGCACAAGGGATACAAGCCCTGGAAGGGCACCTTCACCGGAAGCCAGCCGGCGTCCCTGGAAGTGAAGCTGCTCAAGCGCTGA
- a CDS encoding DUF971 domain-containing protein, whose protein sequence is MSFWDRIKPTTRPVSATEVDLSPDKTRLNLTWEDGVKTDATAQHLRQQCPCAGCVDEWTNKRTLDPSRVPADVRITQVQPVGNYALTFVFSDGHGTGIYPWKLLRDITQPQG, encoded by the coding sequence TTGAGCTTCTGGGATCGCATCAAGCCCACCACGCGCCCCGTGTCCGCCACCGAGGTGGATCTCTCACCGGACAAGACCCGGCTGAACCTCACCTGGGAGGACGGGGTGAAGACGGACGCCACCGCGCAGCACCTGCGCCAGCAGTGCCCCTGCGCCGGGTGCGTGGACGAGTGGACCAACAAGCGCACGCTGGATCCGTCCAGGGTTCCCGCGGACGTGCGCATCACCCAGGTGCAGCCGGTGGGCAACTACGCGCTCACCTTCGTCTTCAGCGACGGGCACGGCACCGGCATCTACCCCTGGAAGCTGCTGCGCGACATCACCCAGCCCCAGGGCTGA
- the panC gene encoding pantoate--beta-alanine ligase, translating into MRPLVLRTVAETAAWAESIRRSGRRLALVPTMGFLHEGHLSLMREGLRRADVVASSIFVNPTQFGPTEDLSRYPRDMEGDLSKCASAGVEAIFAPMPAEVYPPGYQTYVEVEQVSQGLCGARRPGHFRGVATVVTKLLCLFRPHLALFGEKDYQQLQVIRALERDLNLGVEIVGMPTVREPDGLAMSSRNAYLSQEDRQRALALSRGLSAAQSLCRNGTREVPALVGAVRRELEAAGLREDYVELVDATSLTPLSVVTPGQPARLLVAAFVGTTRLIDNQPIGG; encoded by the coding sequence ATGCGGCCACTCGTCCTGCGCACCGTTGCCGAGACCGCCGCCTGGGCGGAGTCCATCCGCCGCTCGGGCCGTCGGCTGGCCCTGGTTCCCACCATGGGGTTTCTCCATGAGGGGCACCTCTCGCTGATGCGGGAGGGGCTGCGGCGCGCGGACGTCGTGGCGTCCTCCATCTTCGTCAACCCCACCCAGTTCGGTCCCACCGAGGACCTGTCGCGCTACCCGCGAGACATGGAGGGGGACCTGTCCAAGTGCGCCAGCGCGGGGGTAGAGGCCATCTTCGCCCCCATGCCCGCCGAGGTGTACCCCCCGGGGTATCAGACGTACGTGGAGGTGGAGCAGGTGAGCCAGGGCCTGTGCGGCGCGCGCCGGCCCGGCCACTTCCGGGGCGTGGCCACGGTGGTGACGAAGCTCTTGTGCCTCTTCCGGCCCCACCTGGCCCTCTTCGGCGAGAAGGACTACCAGCAGCTCCAGGTCATCCGCGCCCTCGAGCGCGACCTGAACCTGGGCGTGGAGATCGTCGGCATGCCCACCGTGCGCGAGCCGGACGGGCTGGCCATGAGCTCCCGCAATGCGTACCTCTCCCAGGAGGACAGGCAACGGGCGCTCGCTCTGTCGCGCGGGCTGTCCGCGGCCCAGTCCCTCTGCCGGAATGGAACCCGCGAGGTCCCGGCCCTGGTGGGGGCGGTGCGGCGTGAATTGGAGGCAGCGGGTCTGCGGGAGGATTATGTGGAGCTGGTGGATGCCACCTCGCTGACCCCCCTGTCCGTCGTGACTCCGGGCCAGCCAGCGCGTCTGCTGGTGGCGGCCTTCGTCGGTACCACGCGGCTGATCGACAACCAGCCCATCGGAGGCTAG
- the smpB gene encoding SsrA-binding protein SmpB has product MAGGKGKGGSDPGIKIIAENRKARAAYTVDEKVEAGLQLSGSEVKALRAGTANLSDAYALPKGSELYLLNAHIGVYNPSSFFTHEPLRGRKLLMHREEIDRWLTKVRERGYSIIPLLLYFKNGRAKVELGLCKGKTHEDRRQDIKERETKREMDRAMRRR; this is encoded by the coding sequence ATGGCGGGTGGAAAGGGCAAGGGCGGGTCGGATCCCGGCATCAAGATCATCGCGGAGAACCGCAAGGCGCGGGCCGCCTACACCGTGGACGAGAAGGTGGAGGCGGGCCTCCAGCTCTCGGGCAGTGAGGTGAAGGCGCTGCGGGCCGGGACGGCCAACCTCTCGGACGCCTACGCCCTTCCCAAGGGGAGTGAGCTGTATCTGCTCAACGCCCACATCGGCGTCTACAACCCCTCCAGCTTCTTCACCCACGAGCCCCTGCGGGGCCGCAAGTTGTTGATGCACCGTGAGGAAATCGACCGCTGGCTCACGAAGGTGCGGGAGCGAGGCTATTCCATCATCCCGCTCCTGCTGTATTTCAAGAACGGGCGGGCGAAGGTGGAGTTGGGGTTGTGCAAGGGCAAGACGCACGAGGATCGACGGCAGGACATCAAGGAACGGGAGACCAAGCGGGAGATGGACCGGGCGATGCGCCGTCGCTGA